TCGGGTCCGTGCAGGCTCAGCATGAGAGCGCATTATCCATGTGGAAGGATGAGAGCCGCCGGCGCGTCATCGCACCTTCGCGCGGGGGTGCGACAGCCTTGACTCGGAACCGGGCCGGGCCTATCTCGCGGCCGTCTTTGGCACTCGCCGAGACAGAGTGCTAACAGTCGAGTTCGCAAGCGGTCCCGCCGGCCGCATCAACGCCAACTCCAGACCTGAAGCAAGAGGGCAGCTCATGAAGTTCCGTCCGCTGCACGACCGCGTGGTCGTCCGTCGCATCGAAGGCGAAGAGAAGACCAAGGGCGGCATCATCATCCCGGACACCGCCAAGGAGAAGCCGCAGGAGGGCGAGGTCGTCGCCGTCGGTCCCGGCGCCCGCGACGAGTCCGGCCGTGTCAACGCGCTCGACGTCAAGGCCGGCGACCGCGTCCTGTTCGGCAAGTGGTCCGGCACCGAGGTCAAGATCGACGGTCAGGACCTCCTGATCATGAAGGAATCCGACATCATGGGCGTCGTCGCCGCCTGATCGGATCACCCGTCCCCGCCCTTTGAGGCCGCCTGAGGCCTTGGGGCAGAACCCAACCAGACAAGAGGCAAACCATGGCAGCGAAAGACGTTCGTTTCTCCGCCGACGCCCGCGATAAGATGCTGCGCGGCGTCGACATCCTCGCCGACGCGGTGAAGGTGACGCTGGGCCCGAAGGGCCGCAACGTCGTGATCGAGAAGAGCTTCGGCGCCCCGCGCATCACCAAGGACGGTGTGACGGTCGCCAAGGAGATCGAGCTCGCCGACAAGTTCGAGAACATGGGCGCCCAGATGGTGCGCGAAGTGGCCTCGAAGACCAACGACATCGCGGGTGACGGCACGACCACCGCGACCGTGCTGGCCCAGGCCATCGTCCGCGAGGGCGCCAAGTACGTCGCCGCCGGCATCAACCCGATGGACCTGAAGCGCGGCATCGACCTCGCCACGCAGGCCGCCGTGAAGGACATCACCTCGCGAGCCAAGAAGGTCTCGACCTCCGACGAGGTCGCCCAGGTCGGCACGATCTCCGCCAACGGCGACAAGGAGATCGGCGAGATGATCGCCCACGCCATGCAGAAGGTGGGCAACGAGGGCGTCATCACGGTCGAGGAGGCCAAGACGGCCGAGACCGAGCTCGACGTCGCCGAGGGCATGCAGTTCGACCGCGGCTACCTCTCCCCGTACTTCATCACGAACGCGGAGAAGATGGTCGCCGAGCTCGAGGATCCCTACATCCTCATCCACGAGAAGAAGCTCTCCTCGCTCCAGGCCATGCTGCCGGTGCTCGAGGCCGTTGTTCAGACCGGCAAGCCGCTCCTGATCATCGCCGAGGACATCGAGGGCGAGGCCCTGGCCACGCTGGTCGTCAACAAGCTCCGCGGCGGCCTGAAGGTCGCGGCCGTCAAGGCGCCGGGCTTCGGTGACCGCCGCAAGGCGATGCTCGAGGACATCGCGATCCTGACCAAGGGCCAGATGATCGCCGAGGATCTCGGCATCAAGCTCGAGAACGTGACGCTCCCCATGCTCGGCCGCGCCAAGCGCGTGCGCATCGAGAAGGAGAACACCACGATCATCGACGGCGTCGGCGAGAAGTCCGACATCGAGGGCCGCATCGCGCAGATCAAGGCGCAGATCGAGGAGACCACCTCGGACTACGACCGTGAGAAGCTGCAGGAGCGTCTGGCCAAGCTCGCGGGCGGCGTCGCGGTGATCCGCGTCGGCGGCGCGACCGAGGTCGAGGTCAAGGAGAAGAAGGACCGCGTCGACGACGCCCTCAACGCCACCCGCGCGGCGGTCGAGGAAGGCATCGTCCCGGGCGGCGGCACCGCGCTGCTGCGCGCCAAGAAGGCGGTCGCCGCTCTGAAGTCCGAGATCCCGGACGTCCAGGCCGGCATCAAGATCGTGCTGAAGGCCCTTGAGGCCCCGCTGCGCCAGATCGCCCAGAACGCGGGCGTGGAAGGCTCGATCGTGGTCGGCAAGATCACCGACAACACGGGCTCGGAGACCTTCGGCTTCAACGCCCAGACCGAGGAGTACGTCGACATGATCCAGGCCGGCATCGCCGACCCGGCCAAGGTCGTGCGCACCGCCCTGCAGGATGCGGCTTCCGTGGCCGGCCTGCTGGTGACCACCGAGGCGATGGTCGCCGACGCGCCGAAGAAGGACAGCCCTGCTCCGGCGATGCCGGGCGGCGGCATGGGCGGCATGGACTTCTAAGTCCACGTCACCCGTCGAGACGAAGGAAGGGGGTCGCCGAAAGGCGGCCCCTTTTCTGTTGGATTCTGCTCCCCGCCGCCGCGGCAGGGCGATGGTCAAGACGACGTTGTGGCCGGCCCGCATGACGTCTGCCGCGGCGGTCCGCGGCATCAGTACGGGAACGTGATTGGCGTGATCCAATCCAAGCAGGAGGCGTCCGCGTCCGGCGACGTCACACAGGACGTCAACGTCGCGCGTGGTCACTGAGGTTGCGTTGGGGCCATGCCGGCGGCGCGATCCGCACGTAGGGCCGATAGCGCTTAGGCGAGGCAGTGTCCGCGGCTCGCGGCGCTGCGGTACCCCGCGCCGTCATTCCGCGGCGCCGAAGGCGAGCCCGGAATCCAGACCCGCTGGCGGTGCCCAACCTTGCCGCGGCGGCGTGTCTGGATCCCGGGTTCCGCTGCGCGGCCCCGGAATAACGGGGCGGGTCGAAG
This window of the Methylobacterium tardum genome carries:
- the groL gene encoding chaperonin GroEL (60 kDa chaperone family; promotes refolding of misfolded polypeptides especially under stressful conditions; forms two stacked rings of heptamers to form a barrel-shaped 14mer; ends can be capped by GroES; misfolded proteins enter the barrel where they are refolded when GroES binds), with the translated sequence MAAKDVRFSADARDKMLRGVDILADAVKVTLGPKGRNVVIEKSFGAPRITKDGVTVAKEIELADKFENMGAQMVREVASKTNDIAGDGTTTATVLAQAIVREGAKYVAAGINPMDLKRGIDLATQAAVKDITSRAKKVSTSDEVAQVGTISANGDKEIGEMIAHAMQKVGNEGVITVEEAKTAETELDVAEGMQFDRGYLSPYFITNAEKMVAELEDPYILIHEKKLSSLQAMLPVLEAVVQTGKPLLIIAEDIEGEALATLVVNKLRGGLKVAAVKAPGFGDRRKAMLEDIAILTKGQMIAEDLGIKLENVTLPMLGRAKRVRIEKENTTIIDGVGEKSDIEGRIAQIKAQIEETTSDYDREKLQERLAKLAGGVAVIRVGGATEVEVKEKKDRVDDALNATRAAVEEGIVPGGGTALLRAKKAVAALKSEIPDVQAGIKIVLKALEAPLRQIAQNAGVEGSIVVGKITDNTGSETFGFNAQTEEYVDMIQAGIADPAKVVRTALQDAASVAGLLVTTEAMVADAPKKDSPAPAMPGGGMGGMDF
- the groES gene encoding co-chaperone GroES, with protein sequence MKFRPLHDRVVVRRIEGEEKTKGGIIIPDTAKEKPQEGEVVAVGPGARDESGRVNALDVKAGDRVLFGKWSGTEVKIDGQDLLIMKESDIMGVVAA